The Brevibacillus humidisoli DNA segment GTCGATTGGAGCGGCCCAGGTCATGACCAACGTCCAGCGCGTCCGCGTTGGTCATCGGGGAGTGGTCATCGGGCTGAACATCTTGTCCATGGCGATTACCCGTGAACTGCAGGTAGCCGGTATTGACGTCAACCGCGTCGTCCTGCCGGTGGCCAGCCCCATCAACCACAAAGCTTCCCACCCACAGTTGGTGCTGGAATCACTGCTGCAGGCCGCCCACCTCGCTCCGTCTCCTTTTATCAGATGGGGCAGCAGATGTTTGACCACAGATTGGCTAAAACGTCTCGCTGTGCGATGTTATCCCAGACGGGGAGTATCAATGTGGGGGATTCCTGTGCAGCTGCGAACCGCAGCTGCGGAAATCGTCGGACAGGAAAAAGTGGAAGCGGTCCGTCTGATCGATGTCAGCCCGGACGGTCTGCCGCTTCCGGGAAGCGAGCGAGAGGTTGCTTGTGACTTTGTCTGTATCGCAGGGGGGCTTTCTCCGCTGGCGGAACTAGCTGCGGTCGCCGGATGTCCGTTCGCCTATGTCCCGGAACTGGGCGGTCACGTTCCCTTGCATAACGAACGGATGCAGACTCCGTTGAAAGGACTGTACGTGGCCGGCAATATCACCGGTATTGAAAGCGCCAAGGTGGCGATGGCCCAGGGGACGGTTGCCGGCCTGTCTATCGCTGACGAACGAGGGCGTCTCGGTGAACCGGCGAAGCTGCAGCAAGCCGTGCAGCATGTGACAGAGGTGCGGCGGCAGGCCATCATCCAGTTTCACCCGGCTATCGAGCAGGGACGCTCAACCGTAGTTCAGTTGTTTGAGAAACATCTTGCCGGCTCTGCTTCTGCTGAACACGTACAGCAGCAAAAAGAGGCCTGATTCAGGCCTCTCAGATTGCTGACAAACCCCCTCTCTGCCAGAGCAGAAGTGGGGGTTTGTCGTGAAACATGCAAAAAACTAAGGTGCCCGTAAGGGCAAATCGCCCTCCATTCCCTTTATTCCAGAGCCAATTGGCCAGCTTTTTCAGATTCATAG contains these protein-coding regions:
- a CDS encoding NAD(P)/FAD-dependent oxidoreductase, whose protein sequence is MSSKSLPDTADVLIVGAGPAGLSAAITCAEHGLGVIAVDEYVKPGGRLLGQLHQEPDGHWWNGITEAERLLDQAAHLGVSIVCGVSVYHVERIGEEWLVSTSEGAVRAAALLLATGATETGAPIPGWTLPGVMSIGAAQVMTNVQRVRVGHRGVVIGLNILSMAITRELQVAGIDVNRVVLPVASPINHKASHPQLVLESLLQAAHLAPSPFIRWGSRCLTTDWLKRLAVRCYPRRGVSMWGIPVQLRTAAAEIVGQEKVEAVRLIDVSPDGLPLPGSEREVACDFVCIAGGLSPLAELAAVAGCPFAYVPELGGHVPLHNERMQTPLKGLYVAGNITGIESAKVAMAQGTVAGLSIADERGRLGEPAKLQQAVQHVTEVRRQAIIQFHPAIEQGRSTVVQLFEKHLAGSASAEHVQQQKEA